CGCTGACCACCGTCTCGCAGCCGAAGTATGAACAAGGCCAAGCCGCCGCCCAGTTGCTGTTCGACCTGATGGAGGGCAAGCCGGCCCAAAGCGTCGTTCTTCAACCCAACCTGGTCGTCCGGGAGTCGACGTAACGCCGATCCCGCCGGAAAACGAACGTCATCTGCCCGCCGCCCAGGTGTGTTCCGGCGTGTCCTACTGCCACTGGCCGTACCGCGGATCGCCCCGAACCGCCAACCTACCATCCACGTGATCGAGCGACTCATACCAACGGTCACGAACCGACCACGTTCCGCCCGCGCACATACACGTCCCGCACCTCCAGCCGGTACTCGCCCGGCCCGCCGTCGATCCGGGCCACCACCAGGTCCGCCCAACCGCCATCACGTATCTCACCCGTCTCCAGATCGTCGCCGCCCTTCCGCCGGAGCATCTCAACGATGTTCGTCGAGCAACAGCGGCTGACCGCGGCGACCGCCTCGTCCAACGCCATCGCCTCGTGCCGATACCAGACCCCCTCCGTCGGCTGCGTCAGCCAACTCAGCAAATTCGAAAACGCCTGATCCATCGTCAGCACGCTCGAAAACAGCGTGATCGGGTCGCGATCCACCACGTAGACGAACCGCCCGCTCGGATCGACCCGCCCGCGCATCCCGCTGATGGCGAACTCCTCGACCCCCTCCGCCTGACTCGAGAACATCGCGTCCGTCACCGCCATCACCCGCTCAAATCCCTTGCGGGCCAGCACGTCGCGAACGTACGCCGGCGCCACGTGCACCCCGTCGCAGATCAGCTCGGCGTAAATGTCCTCGCGAAGCACCGCCTCGACCGCCCCGCCCCCGTTGAACGTCTTGTGCGAACTGCCGATCGGCCCGTTCAGGAAATGGATGCAGTACTTCAATCCCGCCCCGATGGCGTCCGTGAACTGATCGTACGTCGCATTGGTGTGCCCTGCCCCCACCGAAATCCCCCGCCGGCTAAGGCTTTCGATCAACGCACACGACGCCTCCCCGTAATCCGGCGTCACGTTCGCCAGCCGCACCACGCCCGTCTCGTTGACCCCCTCGAACAGTGCCAGATCCGGCTCGAACACGAAATCCGGGTTCTGCGCCCCCGCCATCCGGGCGTTGATGAACGTCCCCTCCAACAGCCCGCCGAAGATCATCGACCCATCCGACCCGTTGGTCCCGCCGTCCATGTACCGCCTGAGCTGCCCGAAGCAGAACTTCTGCCGCTCGATCGGCGACGCCCACGTGCCCAGATACAGCCCCGTTACCCCCGTCCGCGCCCGCCGCGTCGCATAGTTCGGCAACTCCCGGGCGTACACCTCCTCCGAACCGTCGAACTCGCCCGTCCGCGGATCGTACTGCCCCATCGTGAACTCGAAAAGCCCCGCCCCGTGCGTGTGAATCTCCACAAAACCCGGCAGCAGATACGCCCCCGCCAGATCGACCGCCGGCCCGCCCTGCCGCTCTCCCGCCCGCAAAAGTCGGATCCGCCCATCCTCAATCAAAACGTCCAGATCGTTCCGGACCGCGCCGCCGCGGATGACTTTGCCGTTCGTCAGTCGCATCGGTTCCTCCACTCATCCGACGCCCGGGACCGCTACGAGTACGCGTCGATCGCGTCCATGATCGTCAGGAAACTCTCCTGCCAGCGGTCCTCGGGCACGTCCTCGGTGATCCCGATGATGAAGCCCGGCCGATCCCTGGCCGCATCGAGCAGTTCCCGCGTGGTCGCCGCGATCTTCTCTCGGCTGGCCAGGTGAATCGACGAAGGAAAGTTGATCCACAGACACTGGCCCGGCCACGCCTCGAACGCCTCGCTCAGCGTCATGTCCGTGTCCGGAGCCGGCGTGAACGCCTCAATATAGTCCAGCCCGCTTTCGGCCACCAGGCCCGCGATCCGCTTGTTGTTCGCGTCCAGGTGACAGCCGATCAGCTTGCCGTGCCGGTGAAGAATCTCGCCCGCCTCCCGGTAATGCGGCAGATAGTAATCCGCGAACACCTTCGGCCCGATCACCTCCACCGTCACGTTCCCGCCATAGTTGAAGTGCCAACACGGCGACTCCGCCAGCAGCTTGTACCGCCGCCGCGCCGCCCGAACGTTGGCCTCATACAGCCGCAGCACCTCGTCCCGCCGCTCCATCCACTCCATGCAGAACTGCTCGGTCCCCATCATCGAACTGATGATCGCCTGCATCGGCTCCAGACCGATGCCGCCGCGAAGAATGACGTCCTCGCCCACCATCGCCTCCGCCCGCGTGAACGCCTCGTACGCCGGCTCGTACGCTTCGTTGTCGATCATGAAGATCAGCGGCTTGTAGTCCTCGGGCCCGCTGAACACGTGCTTGCGGCACCAACTCGTAAAACCCGCCGGCTCATGAATCTCGGTCACCGTTCCCACCGGCGTCTGGTGCTCGATCCGCGTCAGCGACTTGCCGTTCTCGACGTAGCTCGTCTGCACCACCTTCACGTCTGGCCGGTGCGACCGAAGCACGGGAACCGAGCGATCCACCACGCACAATCCCCGATTCCGCAGCTCACGCTCCACCGCGCAGCGGGGCAACTTGCTCTCATATACCGTAAACGACCGCTTGTCCGTCGCCTCGCCCCGCAGGGCCGTCTCGACGCGCCGCCGCGGCGTCAAATTGGTCCTGTTCGCCATCTCACCACGCATCCGTTCGGAACGGCGAAGCCGGAAGCCCCGCCTCGTTGTACAGGTTGCACTCCGGATTGTCCGCCCAGCCGTAACGCACCGCCGCCGGCTTGGACACCTGATCCGACCAGACCGCCACCCGATCCCCCTCGATCGCCGCCTCCGCCCACACGAACCGCTGATCCGGCCCCGCGATCGCAAAGCCGGCAAGCTTCTCGCCCCGAACCGCCAAGCCGCCATCCACGTGGTCGAAGCGCAAATACGCCTTCCCGTCGCGAACCTCCATCGAACGATAGATCGGCCCGCTGTACGCCACCTCCTCGCCGTACACCTTCGCCCGCGCCCACAACCCCAGCCGCCGGCCTACCTCCTGCTTGTTCTTTGGATGAATGTCCTCCGCGTCGCCGATGTCGATCGCCACCGCCAACCCCGTGTTCGGCACGTCATCGAGAATCTTGAGCTGCGCCTCGCGAAGCCGTGCCCAGCCGCTCTCGCCCGGCTCCGCCGCACGCGCCTGGAAGTTCGCCAACTGCACCACGCCGAACGCGAAATCCCCCTGTCCCCACACCTTCCGCCAACCGCCGATCAAACCCGACATCAACGCCGTATAGTAACGCCCTTGCCCCGCGTTGCTCTCGCCCTGATACCAGATCGCTCCGCGGATCGCATACGGCGCCAGCGGATGGATCATCCCGTTGTACAGCGACACCGGGCTGTTGACCGCCCCGGGAACGCCCGCATCCATCGGCTTGCCCAGGTCGAACCGCTTCGGCTCAAGCTTCCGCTCCACCTTGCACAGCCACGTCCCGGTCAAATCGATCGCCGCCTCCTCGCCCTCCACCGGCACCAGCTTCATCTCGCCGCCCGAAAACCCGCCGCCCCCGTAGTGATCGAACGCCCGCACCGCCACCACCGCTCGACCCGGCCGTACCAGCCGGCCCGGTACGCGATACTCACGCGGCGCCACCCAATAGCTCGTCGTCTCGCTGCCCGTCGCCCCGACCCGCTCGCCGTTGAAATACGTCGTGTCGAAGTCATCCACTGCGCCGAGGCTCAGCGTCAACTCCCGTCCCGCCCAACTCTCGGGGATCGTAACCTCGCGGCGAAACCACACCACCCCGTTAAAATTCCACTCGTCCCCGTAATACTGCCACTGACCCGGAGCCGTCACCGCCACCCAGTCACCAGTCTCCAGGTTTGGCTTGGCCCAGCCCTGCTCGAAACCGACGTTGCCCGTATCGCTTCGGTCCGTCGCCTCCTCCCAATCCGCCAGCGCCTTCATGTAAACCTTGCGCCCCGCCGCCGCGTCCTTCGGATCAAGACGCAGTTGCTCGTACGTCGGACGAAGCGCCGGATCGCTCGCGAACCCCTCCTTCGGCGTCCACGTCTCCGCGTTCGTCCCGCCCCACGAACTGTTGATCAATCCCACCGGCACGTCTAGCTCGCGATGCAGCTCGCGCCCGAAATAGTACAACACGGCTGAAAAATGCGGAACCGTCTCCGGCGTACAAAGCGCCCAAGCCCCCTTCACGTCATCGGCCGGCTCAGCCGATGGAACCTGCGGAACCGTATACAGCCGAATCCGCGGCCAATCCGCCGCCGCAGCCTCCTCTGACGCATTCGCCGACGCCCACACCGGCCACGCCATGTTCGACTGACCCGACCCGATCCACACCTCCCCCACCAACACGTCGCCGACCCGAACCTCCTCCTCGCCGCACCGGACCACCAGCTCGAACGGCCCGCCCGCCGCCATCGCCGCCAGCGTCACCCGCCACCGCCCATCAGAACCGGCCTGCCCATCGGCTGCTCGGCCAGCGAACTCGACGATGACCTTCGCGCCCGGCTCCGCCCAACCCCACACCGGAACCGCGATCCCACGCTGAACCACCATGTGGTCGCTGAACAATCCACCCAAACGCAGCGCCGCCTCCGCACTGCCCGCAAGCATCAACACCACCACAAACGCCATCCGTCCGCATCGCACCATAGTTCCCATCCTCACATCCTCAACCCTCAACAGCCGCCTCTACGCCTGTCCCAGACGCACCCACCGAATGTTCGAAACGCAATCCTCCACGCACCAGAACGTCAGCAGAACCTCGCCATTTGAAAGCTCCACGAAATGCGGCGCCCCCAGCTTCAACGCGTGAAACGCCTCCACCATCGTCTCCGCCTGCTTGCCGCCCACACCGCCCGCCAGCGGATTCCACAGGCAGTCCTGCCGGACCGTCCGCCACCTCCCATCCGCACCGATCTCACCCGTCGCGCCCCAAAGCCCCGGCTTGTCCATCCGACGGTACGCGCAGAACACCCGATTCCCGCCCAGATACAGCAGCGCCGGCGTCTGACCCTGCAGATCGGTCAACTGCGGCCGACCGAAACTCCTGCCGCCGTCCGTGCTGACCGCGCAGCTGTTGTTCCGATCCACCCCCTTGCCCTCGTCGTACGTCCACGCCATCGCCACCAGCCGACCGTCCGCCATCTCCACGATCTTGCTTTCCCAGTAGATCACCTGCTCCGACGTCCCGTCCATCACGTCCACATACCGCGGCCAGCTCTTGCCCTTGTCATCCGAAACCAACGCCACCGCCTTCATCCCGTTCGGACACCGGCCGTCCCACCCGCGCCACGTCGACGTCGGCAACATCAGCCGCCCATCCGAAAGCTCCGCGATCGGACAGCACAGCTCGAACTCCGGCCCCTCAATCGGCGGAGCGATCGCCTCGCCGCCCGTCCACGTCTTTCCGCCGTCGCCGCTGCGGTACAGTAGAAACCGCGTCGGCACAAACCCCATGTTCGCCGGATTGGTGTACCCCATCTCCGGATCCTTCCGATCGTACTCCGGAAACAGTGCGATGATCTGACCGTCCGAAAGCCGCGAAAGCCGGCAGCTCTCCGACCATCCCGGCCGCAACGCCCGAAGCCGGCCCTGCTCCCGCCACGTCGCACCGTTATCCTCCGACCGCACCAGCACCACCCGCGAATCGACGCTCTCAAACGCCTCGCCCAATACCACCGCCGCCAGCAACTGTCCCGGCCCAACCTCCACCACCGACGGGAAGTACGCGTGGACCGACCGGAGAAATGCCTTGGGATTCCGATACACGATGCCGCTGCCTTTGACCACGGGGGTGTCCATTGCTGGCTCTCCTTCTTCAGGGGTCTCGATGCCGCGAGTTTCGCGCATTCTACCGTCACCGTCACCGAAAGAAAGCCCCTCCAACAAACGCCCCTCAAAAAAAGCCCCGCTGCGGAC
This is a stretch of genomic DNA from Phycisphaerae bacterium. It encodes these proteins:
- a CDS encoding exo-alpha-sialidase, with the translated sequence MDTPVVKGSGIVYRNPKAFLRSVHAYFPSVVEVGPGQLLAAVVLGEAFESVDSRVVLVRSEDNGATWREQGRLRALRPGWSESCRLSRLSDGQIIALFPEYDRKDPEMGYTNPANMGFVPTRFLLYRSGDGGKTWTGGEAIAPPIEGPEFELCCPIAELSDGRLMLPTSTWRGWDGRCPNGMKAVALVSDDKGKSWPRYVDVMDGTSEQVIYWESKIVEMADGRLVAMAWTYDEGKGVDRNNSCAVSTDGGRSFGRPQLTDLQGQTPALLYLGGNRVFCAYRRMDKPGLWGATGEIGADGRWRTVRQDCLWNPLAGGVGGKQAETMVEAFHALKLGAPHFVELSNGEVLLTFWCVEDCVSNIRWVRLGQA
- a CDS encoding 9-O-acetylesterase → MGTMVRCGRMAFVVVLMLAGSAEAALRLGGLFSDHMVVQRGIAVPVWGWAEPGAKVIVEFAGRAADGQAGSDGRWRVTLAAMAAGGPFELVVRCGEEEVRVGDVLVGEVWIGSGQSNMAWPVWASANASEEAAAADWPRIRLYTVPQVPSAEPADDVKGAWALCTPETVPHFSAVLYYFGRELHRELDVPVGLINSSWGGTNAETWTPKEGFASDPALRPTYEQLRLDPKDAAAGRKVYMKALADWEEATDRSDTGNVGFEQGWAKPNLETGDWVAVTAPGQWQYYGDEWNFNGVVWFRREVTIPESWAGRELTLSLGAVDDFDTTYFNGERVGATGSETTSYWVAPREYRVPGRLVRPGRAVVAVRAFDHYGGGGFSGGEMKLVPVEGEEAAIDLTGTWLCKVERKLEPKRFDLGKPMDAGVPGAVNSPVSLYNGMIHPLAPYAIRGAIWYQGESNAGQGRYYTALMSGLIGGWRKVWGQGDFAFGVVQLANFQARAAEPGESGWARLREAQLKILDDVPNTGLAVAIDIGDAEDIHPKNKQEVGRRLGLWARAKVYGEEVAYSGPIYRSMEVRDGKAYLRFDHVDGGLAVRGEKLAGFAIAGPDQRFVWAEAAIEGDRVAVWSDQVSKPAAVRYGWADNPECNLYNEAGLPASPFRTDAW